A window of the Linepithema humile isolate Giens D197 chromosome 4, Lhum_UNIL_v1.0, whole genome shotgun sequence genome harbors these coding sequences:
- the eIF4EHP gene encoding eukaryotic translation initiation factor 4E type 2 isoform X1, producing MSNKFETSYRLKNTEDSGDEESQLKDNQKVEKGPLPPIEINPNEHKLQYAYALWYSRRSPGKQTSIQSYDQNLKLVGRFASVEQFWGLYSHLLRPSELTTHTDFHLFKVGIKPMWEDEANQKGGKWIVRLRKGLVSRCWENLILAMLGEQFMVGEEICGAVVSIRFQEDIICVWNKTASDVATTARIRDTLRRVLHLPASASMEYKTHNESLKNVHRL from the exons TTCTTACAGATTAAAGAATACTGAGGACAGTGGAGACGAGGAGTCTCAATTAAAGGATAATCAAAAAGTCGAAAAAGGTCCACTA CCTCCAATAGAAATAAATCCAAATGAGCATAAACTACAGTATGCTTATGCACTTTGGTATAGTCGACGTAGCCCTGGGAAACAAACTAGCATACAAAGTTATGACCAGAATTTAAAGCTGGTTGGTAGGTTTGCAAGTGTGGAACAGTTTTGGGGTCTTTATAGTCATTTACTACGACCATCAGAACTTACAACACATACAGattttcatcttttcaaaGTCGGTATAAAACCGATGTGGGAA gaTGAAGCAAATCAAAAGGGTGGTAAATGGATAGTAAGATTACGAAAAGGTTTAGTATCTAGATGTTGGGAAAATCTTATATTGGCAATGTTAGGAGAGCAATTTATGGTAGGAGAAGAAATATGCGGTGCTGTTGTATCTATAAGATTCCAG GAGGACATAATATGCGTATGGAATAAAACAGCATCGGATGTAGCAACAACAGCGCGGATTAGAGATACATTAAGAAGAGTATTACATCTTCCAGCTAGTGCCTCTATGGAGTACAAAACCCATAATGAGAGTTTGAAGAATGTACATCGGCTTTAA
- the eIF4EHP gene encoding eukaryotic translation initiation factor 4E type 2 isoform X2: MSNKFETLKNTEDSGDEESQLKDNQKVEKGPLPPIEINPNEHKLQYAYALWYSRRSPGKQTSIQSYDQNLKLVGRFASVEQFWGLYSHLLRPSELTTHTDFHLFKVGIKPMWEDEANQKGGKWIVRLRKGLVSRCWENLILAMLGEQFMVGEEICGAVVSIRFQEDIICVWNKTASDVATTARIRDTLRRVLHLPASASMEYKTHNESLKNVHRL, from the exons ATTAAAGAATACTGAGGACAGTGGAGACGAGGAGTCTCAATTAAAGGATAATCAAAAAGTCGAAAAAGGTCCACTA CCTCCAATAGAAATAAATCCAAATGAGCATAAACTACAGTATGCTTATGCACTTTGGTATAGTCGACGTAGCCCTGGGAAACAAACTAGCATACAAAGTTATGACCAGAATTTAAAGCTGGTTGGTAGGTTTGCAAGTGTGGAACAGTTTTGGGGTCTTTATAGTCATTTACTACGACCATCAGAACTTACAACACATACAGattttcatcttttcaaaGTCGGTATAAAACCGATGTGGGAA gaTGAAGCAAATCAAAAGGGTGGTAAATGGATAGTAAGATTACGAAAAGGTTTAGTATCTAGATGTTGGGAAAATCTTATATTGGCAATGTTAGGAGAGCAATTTATGGTAGGAGAAGAAATATGCGGTGCTGTTGTATCTATAAGATTCCAG GAGGACATAATATGCGTATGGAATAAAACAGCATCGGATGTAGCAACAACAGCGCGGATTAGAGATACATTAAGAAGAGTATTACATCTTCCAGCTAGTGCCTCTATGGAGTACAAAACCCATAATGAGAGTTTGAAGAATGTACATCGGCTTTAA